The following nucleotide sequence is from Mytilus trossulus isolate FHL-02 chromosome 9, PNRI_Mtr1.1.1.hap1, whole genome shotgun sequence.
ttacaaagagATAGTAGAACTTGTTTTTACATATTCGTTACTTATAGTAAGTTCGAATGTACCCATGTAATtaaacaagttaacaataacaaagtgactaaaaagaaaaatatcactGGATTGTTAtaagtgtaatttttttttatatatcttcaattcattttttaaaaactgttcTATCAAAACTATAACAATGAAGAGCAAAATAGCGTTCtgcaattttatgttaaaatatcaacGTTTTTCGCGTTGTCGAATTATCATACTGTAATAGTCCCGAAATTAGATCAGCGTTTGTAATGTTCGTCTGGCTATGAAATTATTCGGTCATTTGTTAATCTATGTTTATACTTTTCTGTTATTGTCTGTGTCTAGtcttggtatttttttatgacgAATTTTACAGATATTTTGATAACAAGAATTACTGTATTTAAGATCcaattttcattttagataaaacCAACTGcatttgtctcaaattttctcataatattgattataaaaatgtaagGTTGAGTTACTCCTTCGTTTCGTCTCGGCTTTCTAGTTAACTACGGAAAATAATAGAAAAGAGATAACCCATATGAACCATTGGAAGacgaaaacaattaattaatagaaaaatattactttattaATGTCAAACAAAATGGAAGAGCCTTATTTTCACGAGCTGCTACTCGATGGTTTCAGAGCATCTTGATATATTCTCGGGgttttatataatatctatGTCTTTAGGATTTATAGTCATGTATTGTTAAAAGTTAATTTTCTTCCTGGATGTGTGTGGCCCATcctttcatttcatatttaatgaatCATTCTGGTGACAAATATGTTTCAAACAAAACTAATATGTCGCCATGACAGATAGAGCAATTCGAATAGAAAACCTAAAGATCAgtgttaaacaaacaaaactgtttAATTAATGTTTGAAGGAAACTGCATTGTccatattatatttgaaatattatatccAATGTGTACtctatttgaatggagagtgtTCAATGGATTTCCAAAGTCTCATATgagttttgtgttttatttgtctACGTCACAAAAGCTATAATAAAAAGCGTATTGTGAACTACCTGAACTACCTATTCCCGGTCACAAATATCTAGATTTTATTCCAttatctttttcatattttcaatgaaaataattgtaataCCATTGTTTATATAGAATGGTAACACATATGACAATAATGATTCACAGTTTATATCTTTCCTTCTCTACAGGTGCCTTCTTGATACCATTCGTATTTTTCTTGGTATTTTGTGGActgccattattttttttggagacTGCCATAGGACAATTCAGTGGGAAAGGCATATTACATGTGTGGGATGTCTGTCCTCTTTTTAAAGGTAATACTTTACGTGCAtggtaaaatatttcataatgtattttaatgaactctagtttaaaaattgtgtagcgtgacccggccaaccaaccaagatggccgccatggctaaaaatagaacataggggtaaaatatagattttagcTTAttactctgaaaccaaagcctttagagaaaatctgacatgggataattagttatcaaaggtaccaggattataatttagtacgccagacgcgcgtttcgtctacataagactcatcagtgacgctcatatcaaaatatttataaagccaaataagtacaaagttgaagagcatttgaggatcaaaaattccaaaaagttgtgccaaatacggctaaggtaatatatgcctggaataagaaaacctttagttttcgaaaaattcaaagttttgtaaacaggaaatttataaaaatgaccacattattgatattcatgtcaacaccgaagtgttgactactgggctggtgatataaaattgttaatcagggaaaatctatctgccctgaaattttcaagtaaATCGGACAAACagatgttgggttgctgcccctgaattcgtaatttaaggatattttgctgtttttggttattaccttgaatattattatagataaatataaactataaactgcaataattttcagcaaagtaagatctacaaataagtcaacatgaccaaaatagtcaatcgACCTTTTAAGGAGTATTTgccctttatattcaattttttataattttcattagtTTTCACAAAGTATTTTCCTCTAGAACTAAGTTCATTATAGGTAGacaaaattgtaagtagcaagaatatTCAGTATAGCAAGATCtccaaacacatcaccatcatcaaaacacaattttatcatGAATCCTTCCGACGatctgttttctttgtttgataTGCATATAGACCAAGGTGAACAACACAGGCtattaagagcctctagtttttttttaatttagaatgtCGTTTTAccagttattatttttttagtaattatCTACACAGGATCATTAAATTTTACAGGGGTTGGATATGGAATGGCGATACCTTTGTTTGTCATCAATATATACTACAACATGATAATTGCATGGACACTATATTACATCGGTAACTCATTTATCACCCCTTTGCCATGGACAGTATGTGATAATGATTGGAATAGCCTTCATTGCGTGAAAGACAGTGGTTCGTTGAATAACCACACCAAATTGCTGACTAAAATGTCaaatcaaacaattttaaacGAAACTTCTTCCTGGATAACTGCTCAAGAAGATTTTTGGCAGTATGTATATTTGAAGTAGTTTGATTATGTTACTTTTGTTTGATCATTTATAGTACTATACATTGATTTATAAAGAAGTATGGCAATTTGATAAGCATGATTACCACAAGGCAGATTTAAATCCATTCAAAAATAACCAAGTCGCCAAATATTTTGTAGAGagactgcaaaaaaaaaatttttttctttaaatggcGATGTTTCGGATTGCATTAAATGGCGTGTACATTAAAATAACGCTTCAGAATTGAATACAGAATACATAAATGTTCTGGTATGTCTGTACAATAAGGATAAAGTCATAGTAACAAATGGCTCTGGGAGTGCTACTTCTTTTTAAGGTGAAATGACACAGGATGTCTcataaaagaagataaacaTTATACAAGTAATGGTAGTTTACAAAGTAGATTTTTCATTTCGTTGTTTTTAAAGACAATTGAGATTGCCAAAATTGTTCAGATGGTTGCTGGTGGCTCCGATTATTATTAATTAGGTAGTACcgtttaaaatcaatatatttttttacatgataagataattttttcttatatttaaaaataataaatggtaAACTCTAAATCATGTTGTTGGTAGtgagtttttttaatatcaataatgtggtcatttttataaatttcctgtttacaaaactttgaatttaaaaaaaactctattgacaagtcaagagatgtttaaaaacaaataaggattttcttatcccaggcatatattaccttagccgtatttggcacaactttatggaattttggctcctcaatgctcttcaactacgACTTGTtgggctttataaatattttgatatgagcttcactgatgagtcttatgtagacgaggtacgcatctggcgtactaaattatagtcATTGGTAAGTTTTTAATATATGGCTTTATGAGAGCTTTGAAAATGGGTAAAACTTCTGTCGTATGTATTATTAATCAATGCTCATAGCATATCAAGTATACACCAAAACTGGCATTGTTGTTTggtatccatttgtttgatgtgttttagtttttgatttttccgtttgataagggactttccgatttggaTTTTCCtcgagttcagtatttttgtgattttactttttgtattgaTTGTGAAGAtgaaatactaaataaaatttcCTCATTGAAGGCAAAATGTCCTTCAGATGTCTTCTGGAGTTGGCGAGCTTGGTCAGATCAACTGGCGCATATTACTTGCATTGTTCGGTGCCTGGATGATTGTCGGACTATGTATAATAAAGGGTGTCAAATCTGTTGGGAAGGTAAGCTTGTTTCATTGaagaatttacaaaacaaatacaacatgACAATAGGTTAGCTTTGTatcaatacatatgtataaacaaTGTATAACTTGATTCATGTGTTTATGATTTATGTCACGAAAAGCGCTAAGGACCAATACTAATATAAGTTTAACATTCAAACCTAAATATGTACAAAAAGGGGTTGCATCATTTGCTTAAGAAAATTTTCGAAATTCTGTCTAATGGAATTTTTACACATGATGTATCATTTTAAATGTATCAACGCATTGTCTGATCACCAGCAAGGTATAAGTTCACTGGTTATAAACAAAGATGTTTGATAGTTgtacgcgtctggcgtactaaattataatcctggtacctctgATAACTATTATGTGTGCGTAATGCTTGTTTCTGACATAACCTGCTTATACTGGCGATCACAGTTTTGAAGATATGCGCCatttcacattaaatatttctGCATGATACGACTAGTGTACTCTTATGTATCTAATATTCCGAATGATGATTTCTACTTCACCCCTTTGATCTCTAAGTTTAATATCTTTCTATAAAGAGAAACCCTGTATCAATAATTCACTTTACGGAACTCATGGTTTGATAGCAGCAACTATCTTTCATAAAAATCATGAGTTAAAATCGAAGCTTGAGTGTTTCGTATCAACTTGAAGATATAGACATATGCAAGTTCTGCAGGAAagtttattcattcattcatttcttaTTACCAGTGCAGTTTTACAACAAGTATGAGTTGTCATGAGGTTATTTCAGCTATATATACTTTTCTACAAATACCTTCCACTAATTCGATAGTTATTTAGGCTGACTAGCAATAAAGCATTCAGCTATGTTGAATAGACAACATAAAACTAGAAAGAGAATCGTTTGCATACATAATAGGGAGATGTTGttgattgcgaatgagacaaaTATTCAGATAGACcaaatggcacagaaattaaaaaactaGGTtatcgtacagccttcaacaaccAGTAAAGCCAATACCGCACAGTCATCTAAAACTGCCCCAAAAAGACAAATGTTGAacatcaaaagagaaaactaacggcaatatatagtttttacttTACTTAACAGGTGGTGTACGTGACGGCACTTCTACCATATGTTATTTTGACGATCATTCTTATAAGAGGACTCACTCTGGACGGATCTGTTGACGGAGTAATTATGTTTCTGCGACCAGATTTCTCGCACCTGCTGAAGTTACAAgcaagtttttattattttgtattttaagagTTTACAGAATAATTCTCTACGACAAACAAACCCTGGATTTAAACAACTTTAATACGATTTGATGTATTAGCAAATGTATCAAATGTCACTTATATGATTGACTATGTTGTTAGATTGATGCGTGATTAGTATAAGTCACTTTTCCTTTTAGTCACATTGTAAAAACTCATTTCAGGTGTGGTTAGAAGCTGCACTGCAAGTATTTTACTCTCTAGGACCAGGATGGGGACCACTCATCTCAATGGCcagttttaacaaatttgataacAATATATTACGGTATGTTGCAAAAACGTGTAAGTGTCACATGCaccaaaacaaatcaatttattttaatgtattgaATAACATATAAACTAAAATCCTGGTGATCAAGAGAGGTGCGCAGTTCCTATTACGATTCGCTAGTGACTGCACCCACGGAACGCAGtgtttaattattattcaaattaaaatataaagcatCACACAATTGGAGACAATTATGGAGCGTACACATCTAGACGGCACCCATCAGCAAAATATCAACTTTGAATATTCATCTCTAATCCTCGGATATATAAGtgtaatttatttaacaaatactaGCTATAGTCTACTAAAGGTTTGTCATTATCAGCAATTTGTTtgcagaaaaaagaaaacaaacaacgtCTCAATTTAACATATCAGATGTGTTTCATGAAGACAATAACATATAGTTCTAGGAAACAAAATTGCGTGAAGCTCGCCAGCTTGATGTAAAAACTTTAATCAAAAACTTTCATCAActccaaaataaaaaatctgagCTGTAGACGATTGACAAAGTTCCCTTACttcaaaatattaagaatgtaataaatatgatttatcactgaaaatttcattaaaacagTTTCTGAAGTttccattatatatattttgttgtattttcaGAGATTCAATTATGTTAACATTTATAGGCGAGGGTACCAGTATTCATTCTGGACTGGTTATTTTTACAGTTCTTGGATTTATGGCGGCAAAGTTGTCATTACCCATAGATCAAATAGTTAAATCTGGTAATAACTATGTTATGCATGAATAAGTCAATGTACGTTtcaaattatgttttgaaatCAACAGCTTGAAAATAAACTAGAAAAGAAGTGATAAGCAAATAAGGAATATAATTGAACGAGAGAAGATTTTTtgtgtaatatttttaataCCTTATAGTTGCATCATGTAAATTGAATAATGGACATATTCAATTTCACACATACGAcaaaagagaagaaaaagacaaaaataaccTTTGAAAAGCAAAAGAGACGTTTGACCAAGTAGtacacaggcaaaatttgcCTACGTGAATTTCACATAAATCTCATATAAAATTCACGGGGAAAAAATCACGTGAGATTCACCTGAAACGAACTTAAACATGAAACTCAcgtcaaaattttcatttgaattgagATTCTCACGATTCTCacgtaaaaaaaatctcatgaatttcacgtgaacTTTTCCAAAAATTATATTGGTATTTTTCGTGATTTTAATTAGATTAGAAAAATtagattttgtttgaattactttattttaaaaattcatgtgaatttcacgtaaaaaaaaatcatgttattttcatgtgaaattcacgtgaatttcGCATGAGATTCATTTGAAACTCACATAAACTGATTTCATGTGAGTTTCACGTATAAGCACGTTTGaggtgaaattcacgtgaatttcacgtgagattgaagtgaatgaaattaaacagattGTTAGAGTTATTTATAATAgatttgttgtctctttgacacattctctaTTTCTATTCTTAATTTTAGAAATACAAACAGATTGTACCCTTCAGAAATCATTATTACATAttatgaacatttatatttgttctGCATCACAGGTCCAGGATTAGGTTTTATAGCCTACCCGGAAGCCCTTGCTAATCTACCAGGACAAAATGTGTGGTCGTGTTTATTCTTTGTGATGTTGTTAACTGTTGGTCTTGATAGTCAGGTGAGTAAATTTATAAGCTCGtgtgtatatttgttttcaattgctTAATTTGTTTCGTGACATTCTAAagagaagaaaataaatattcattaacGTAATATTACCAATACATCAGTAATTTAAGCTGCATTAAACATAAATCTAATTCACACATTACTGTTTATTCATGATTGAaatgatacattgtatatagCTGAAGAAAACGAAAACATCGAAGaacattatttgatgaaaatatatGTTACACAGTAGAAATTATAGGAGTATAACCTATAGTACAAAAGTTAGTTTTGCGTTTTCGAATCATTATAAAATGACATAGAACGCCCATACAACAATTTTTGACACGCTTAGGATGTACGGTTTGAACACTATTGTCTTTTGTCAcaattgttttgtaatttttgtaatcaacaataaaacacaaggttactgctgtacccctatttttggaaatgtttacctatatttgaatttggtgcaactgtcatacaagtcgGATGCTTTAGCTTGATATAAAataaggtttaatccacaattttatacatatataccaaatcaggaatatgacagttgttataagTTCGTTTGATGCGTTTGCGCTTTTaactttaccatttgattagggactttctgtttcgAATTTCCATcagagttcaatatttttgtggttttccttttttgtagtaactaactttttcaacaaaaaagcCATTACTTGCGTAACAATATGAGTTGACAGCTCTTGCAGTCTGTTAAACaagaaagttcatatgaaaCAAGTaaatgaggtatgattgccaataataTAAATCTCCACAGGAGACCAAATCATGATTATAACATAAACTGCATAATTAAGTAGCACACAGCACTGCGTGAGTCAGTCAAGACACTTTATGTTTATTACGTAGActgaacaaataaatacaaaatgtcagTAATGTCGCGCTTTAAATTCTTGTCTCAAAAATTTATCTTCTTTACCCAGTGTACAATTTCTTTGCGTATTACATTATAGCAATTTTGTTAAggttatttacattaaaattgcTATACATCAAGACTAAGATGCAAACTTTTCAAACACATATTTTGCAGTTTGCTGTGTGTGAATCTATTGTGGTTGTATTTACCGACAGTTTCCAATCATTACGACGCCGGCGAATATTATTCACAATAGCCTTTTGTGCGTTCAGTTTTCTTCTTGGAATTATTTTCTGTACTCAAGTAAGTGTACACATAAACTTCACAAAATTGAGAGCATACACATCGAGACGACACCCAACAGCAAAATATCACACATATAGTACTGTTCTAAAGTATACAGCATAACGAAATGAATAAAGCgagaaaaagctgacaaaaatcCTGAGAATGTTTAAATCTCAGTAATGAACATACAATGTAGTTGATATtctatcttaaaaaaaatttatgaacattttacTCCTTACAACAACTACAATAGCTCTATATCTCGGATCAAACATTAGCTAAAATAGCTCGCGAATGAATCTGTTTTTGTCAAGACTGATAAGGCTGTTAATGATATCATAATGTATGACGTATACATTAAATGTAAATTCTGGGAAAGGAAATCACGAATTCACTAACATTCCAATGGACTCTATTTTCCGAAAAATGACATCTgcaacaaacataaacttttagctactTTTATATAAGCAGAACAACAATCAGTGTAAGCTTACAACCATGTAATTTCTTCCGAAGATGTACATAACAACTTCaaattatagatttatttcatatttcagtTATTGTTCCACTAACAAACTGTCTGTTCTGCTTACTAATACATTTGTAACAATCAAAAACCTTGTGATAAATTGTtcagatatttcattttcattttgacaaGAAAATAAGACTTTGCGTCTGTTTCCCATCACATTGTTTCAGTTATCTTCTACGgtaaattacacaaaaatatacttacgtatgtatttttattttagggaGGTATATACATATTTCAACTTGTTGACTGGTATGTTGCGGCATTTTCACTTCCAATATTTGGATTCATAGAGTGTATCATCTTCGGATGGATTTATGGTAAAATGAAATCTGAAAGATTAGATGTTGTTTTATTCTCATTTCAAACTGCCTTTCtataatagttttcaaaggtaccaggcttataatttggtaCGCCAGACTCGGGTTGTCTATACATCGGTGATTAATGGTATAGTAATCTAAAATGTTCATTATTTCTATCGAATTGCCTTAGTCTATACTTTTTGCTGACATACGTATAAGCATAGGTTAGAAGATATCAAAATCCTATGTGAATATTTCTTAGTAAGTAATTTTTCCATGTGTGTAATTAATCGAAAAATCTTGCATATACTTTTACTATTGGTagatttatgttattttttatgtattgtcACAATCAAAAGTAAGACGTGGTATGGTTGCTAATGAGCCGattaacaactatgggtcatcgtatggcctttaacaatgagcaaagtccatctcgcatagtcagctataaaagtccccgaaatcacaaatgtaacaCAATTGAAACGAGAAAGCTAAGGCCTAATGAATGTTAGAAAActgaaacaataaacaaatctataacacagcaacaaacgacaaccaatgaattacaggctcctgccTTTGAAATCCATTCATTGGATCCTTTGATTATATCAACTCCGACTAGACGTATAGATGTTTAATATGTACTTTGGTTTATGTTATTGCTATGATTCTTTATTTATTGAACCTGACTCTTGCCTAGGTGCAGATCGATTTTCAAACGATGTATATCTAATGATTGGTAGAAAAGTTCCCGCCTTTTTTCGAATATGCATCGGATTTATTACACCTATAATTTTACTTgtaagtttaaaatttatttaattttttttgttaaaaagaacAGTGGTATTTAAAACATCATTCACTTTTCATGAGGAAAacataacacatttttttcaatttcaactgCAGCTATTAGTTGGTTCATATATTGAACTAAAATAAGGTAATCAGATAtccaaaaagaaaagaaaaaaaaccatctacGAAATGCATTCAAACTTAATAATATTACTTGTCAATGAAATAAGATAAACAAGATCTCGCTCTAAATATGACTTGACAACTAAAACAACTTTGTGGGGAAATTTGATAACAGATATGGTATTGGCTATCGCGCCATTATAATAAGCCGGATATTTAGTTTCTAATATTGAATTTGAAGATAGATTTTGATATTGCATTTAATCTCGTGTCTTATTtcgaatttatatatatagtttcgGTTCCGAAATATTAATGATCCTTATTTTCTGTCAGGATCACAAATTGCCTAGCTATTATGAGGGTACATGTCAGAACACTAATTTTACTTTCTATTGAGACTATCTGATATATTTACAGGGATTAATTGTATCGAGTTTCGTAGCTTATAGACCTCCAACATATGGATCTTATACTTACCCAGAATCTGCTGTAGCATTTGGAACTATTATATCTGTGACACCAATAGTACCTATATTCGTATTTGCTTTTATAGCAGTAAAGAATGCTGAGGGACAGTCAATAAAAGAGGTGATATTTATTAATACTGCAATTAAGTTTTACAACAAATTGGATctgttccattttttttttattttgagtaCCGTTTTATCTCGATGAATTATAACTACCaatctaaaaaaacaaagcatttatcTCTTTTTATTATCTGACATATAACTGAGTGTATTCTTTCAAAAGGGGTGAACTTTTCTTCAGGGGtaaattcattaaataaatatacgcCATCGGGGACCGCCCATTTATGAAGtcatatgctcttctgattgttAGATAATATTTGGATCAAGActagagttaaaaaaaaaacaaaaaaaaaatgcggaatgtactaaatttgtttttaatacagGGTTGCAAAGTAAATATGAATTCaatgcgaatctacattgtttgtaaacaacgCCATGTTAATGCCctaaaatgccgcatgaccctatgtttttattgttgcaaaagatagggctacatttgcaCTTTCAAGAATGTTATATGAAAGTTTccaatttctaaaggtaaatcaggtaatAAATTAATTCCATACATAGATTAGTATTAAAGTCAGAGGGAGATTTTAACTGAATTTTCCCCTATAGAAAGAACAAACATATAATTGGCATAAGTATTAAGTATGTTTTtaaatcatcaaataaattcaatttcCATAGATTTTCTTTATGACACTTCATGTTGTTGATTCAGATATTTGtgatgttataaaataaaaaaaacataataattggGTCATTGATTAAGATTTTATGGTATATATCATTCAAAATGGTCTTCTAggtggaaaaaaataaaccaaaaaaaaacgtcaaaataaTACTAACATGATGGCGTTTTAAACAAATGTGAATGTATTTTATGTTCCAAATAGGTAACAAACTGGTTGAAAGTCGAACTCaatgaaaaattagaaaatgaaatTCCCTATCAAAcggcttaaattaaaaaaacaaaacacattaaagGAACCGATAAACAACTGTCGCATTCCTGGCTTGGTTCATGAGTTTCCTAATGTAGGAAAAAGGTGGATTAAACCAGTTTTTTAGCTAGCTATGCCTATCACTTTTATGATATTTGCATTTATTTGCATTATATTAACAACAATGTGTGGGAGAAAAACAAGCAgacattataaaaacattgtaaaaatatcataaatatttgcatacagcagtcaatatttcCATTAACATGTTATAACCTTGCTccctataaaacaaacaactatGTCAATAAGGAAACCCCAATTTGAAGGCATGTTTATACACAGTGCATAGCCAAAGCGCATTACCAAAAGTCGttaaggccatacggtgacctaaagttgttttaaattatctgtgtctgtgtcattttggtctctttttgaTAGTTTCCTCTTTGTTAATTATGCaccatcttcttatttttatatctaatatcacattataggtaaaaaaaatcattggagAACTATTGATTGGAAGACAAATTTAAGACGTTGTTCGCcaattctatacaaatatttacatatcagaaaaaaataggtCAACAAACTTGTGATTGCGTTCATAAAACATGAGTTCAaaggaatgatttcaatttcaccacTTAGTTTTTAAAGCTCTATTTTGAACAGTGACCCCCTTTGAGGAAATAAGGATAAAAGTACAACTTGTATTACAAGATCTGAAATATCGTTTcaactgtgaaatatatacttCATATGCAAGCGTTGCTGGAGTGTTGTTGCTACAGATGGATAAAAGTCCATATTTTAATAGCTGAAATAATCTAGTTTGCCTTACAATTTGTTCTCCAACGTCCtcatttttgaagttttgaatGTAAGTCAAGAACCGATTCAATCCCCGTATCTGTGTTATACTTTATTCCAGGTATAACGGGTAAGtggcgttcaacatagtcaccacaatttgaacaatttaatgGACCGTGAAGTTAAGGGATAGATAAACATACTCCCATTTGAATAAAGTAACCAATTAGCAAGTGAAACCGATGATTCCATTGGGAATGCCgactttttgtcaaaaaaacTATTCCTCTACACAAA
It contains:
- the LOC134683896 gene encoding sodium- and chloride-dependent glycine transporter 1-like; this translates as MDKTTNSSSSSERNNERGQWNRKVEYLLSLIGYTVGLGNLWRFPYICMRNGGGAFLIPFVFFLVFCGLPLFFLETAIGQFSGKGILHVWDVCPLFKGVGYGMAIPLFVINIYYNMIIAWTLYYIGNSFITPLPWTVCDNDWNSLHCVKDSGSLNNHTKLLTKMSNQTILNETSSWITAQEDFWQQNVLQMSSGVGELGQINWRILLALFGAWMIVGLCIIKGVKSVGKVVYVTALLPYVILTIILIRGLTLDGSVDGVIMFLRPDFSHLLKLQVWLEAALQVFYSLGPGWGPLISMASFNKFDNNILRDSIMLTFIGEGTSIHSGLVIFTVLGFMAAKLSLPIDQIVKSGPGLGFIAYPEALANLPGQNVWSCLFFVMLLTVGLDSQFAVCESIVVVFTDSFQSLRRRRILFTIAFCAFSFLLGIIFCTQGGIYIFQLVDWYVAAFSLPIFGFIECIIFGWIYGADRFSNDVYLMIGRKVPAFFRICIGFITPIILLGLIVSSFVAYRPPTYGSYTYPESAVAFGTIISVTPIVPIFVFAFIAVKNAEGQSIKEKIKSSLRPSTTWKPVCHEYQEEYLYTEDSKNSVLDNLKLNLIGSKH